Proteins encoded by one window of Listeria cossartiae subsp. cossartiae:
- the csn2 gene encoding type II-A CRISPR-associated protein Csn2 has translation MNFNFKLLDEPITIEDSTIFVIEDVRVFANVAKLFYQYDETEELKVFNAKQQPLKSSELMLVTDILGHDINSAATLKLIYADLEQQLNEKPEVKSMIDKLTATISELIGYELLEHELDLEEDEITVIELFKALGIKIETKSDTIFEKLIEIVQVYKYLSKKKLLVFINVCAYLTKEELVELRRYISLYQVKVLFIEPRKTDGFSQVILDSDYFLHVENGV, from the coding sequence ATGAATTTTAATTTTAAACTACTTGATGAGCCTATAACAATTGAGGATTCGACCATATTTGTGATAGAAGATGTACGTGTTTTTGCAAATGTTGCAAAGTTGTTCTATCAATATGATGAAACAGAGGAATTAAAAGTTTTCAACGCGAAACAGCAGCCCTTAAAAAGTAGTGAATTGATGTTGGTTACAGATATATTAGGCCACGATATCAATTCTGCTGCAACGTTAAAATTAATTTATGCTGATTTAGAGCAGCAACTTAATGAAAAGCCCGAAGTAAAATCAATGATTGATAAGTTAACTGCGACAATTAGCGAGTTAATAGGTTACGAGCTATTGGAGCATGAACTAGATTTAGAAGAAGATGAAATCACGGTTATTGAATTATTTAAAGCTTTAGGAATAAAAATAGAAACTAAAAGTGATACAATTTTTGAGAAATTAATTGAAATTGTACAAGTCTATAAATATTTATCAAAGAAAAAATTGTTAGTTTTTATTAATGTATGTGCTTATCTTACAAAGGAAGAGTTGGTAGAATTAAGACGGTATATTTCTTTGTATCAAGTGAAAGTTTTGTTTATTGAACCTAGAAAAACAGACGGCTTTTCGCAGGTTATTCTGGATTCGGATTATTTTCTGCATGTGGAAAATGGTGTTTAA